CAGGTATCTGGGGGACCACTGTTCCAGGGAACAGCCAGTGTCAGGGCCCTGGGAGGCAAGCGTGCTTGTCTTGTTCAAGGAACAGCAAGAAAGGCAAGCAGAGTTAAGAGGGCAGACGGAGAAGCCAAAAGTGTTGAAGAAGGGGGAGACAAGCCCCCACAAGGCCTGTTTGGCCTTTAATCTGAGGGtcctgagcagagaaggggcttGATCTGATTTAAGTTGCAAAAAGGGCTCTCTGGATGCTGTGGGGGGGGGACAGATGGTAGAGCTGGGGTtgaagcagggaggccagtgaggAGGGAACCGTGCAGGAGGGAGGCGATGGTGGCTGAACCAGGATGGAGGGAGTGAGGGTCAGAAGTGATTGGATTCTGGATGTTCCTCCAAAGTCCCCGGCACACGTTGGGAGTTCGCACCACTAATTTTATGGGGGTGAGAGGTAACCAGCCCCTAACGCTTGTgatcccctcccccgccccaggccacTCCACATTGCGGTGGTGCAGGGCAATCTGCCTGCTGTGCATCGGCTTGTCAACCTCTTCCAGCATGGGGGCCGGGAGCTGGATATCTACAACAACCTACGACAGGTGAGCCCGGGGGCCTGGATCTGATGGAAGAGCGGGCCGAGGGTCCGGACTCCTGAATCCTGGGACGCGAGGAGCTGGGGGCCGTGGCTCTTGAATCTGAGGGAGGATGTACTCCAGATTTCTGGTTCCTGAGTGAGACTGGAGCTGGGGCTCAGGACTCGGAAATTCTGAGAGACAGGACTGGGACGCAGGGCAGGGCACAGGTGCCTCACAGTCTCTGTTCCCCCAGACACCGCTACACCTGGCTGTGATCACCACACTGCCATCTGTGGTCCGGCTCCTCGTGATGGCCGGTGCCAGCCCCATGGCACTGGACCGTCATGGCCAGACAGCAGCCCACCTGGCGTGTGAGCACCGCAGCCCGACCTGCCTCCGGGCCCTGCTGGACAGCGCAGCCCCGGGCACCGTGGACCTAGAGGCCCGCAATTACGACGGTGAGCACCTACCCCGGCGCCGAGTGGGACTGTCTGGCAAGACCTGAAGTCCAAGGGCCCCCAAACCAAGGTTTACACTGAGTCTTCCTGTACCTCAGGGCTCACCGCCTTACACGTGGCCGTGAACATGGAGTGCCCCGAAGCCGTGCTGCTCTTGCTGGAGCGAGGCGCAGACATCGATGCGGTGGTGAGCAGGCGCGGACCGGAGGCGGGGCCAAGAGGAGCCGGGGCGGGACCCCCGAGGGGGCGGGGCTTGCGTGGGACGCCGCgcgagcggggggtgggggtggggcttgaaGTATCTAAGGGGATGGAGACGCCAGACCCGGCGGCTGGGATGCTGGCCGCCGGCTGATTGGGCAGAGCTTGGAGCGACTCCGAGaccttccctcccttctgcagGACATTAAAAGCGGCCGCTCCCCACTCATCCACGCAGTGGAAAACAACAGCCTGAGCATGGTGCAGCTCCTGCTGCAGGTGGGTACTGCCCTCGCCCTTGGCCGCTCGCCCACCCTCCAGCACCAGCCCAGCAGTcgcccccacccgcctcccccgTCCCTGGCATCGACCCTGCCTTCCAGGTCCGGCTCCCTCTCGTGCTCCGCTTCCAGCGCTGTCTCGCCCTTCTAGGCCTCCATTTGTCTATGACCTCACCCCTCCAGGCTGCCCTCTGGTCCCGGACcgtctccctttcctcccccgcccccacccgagCCGGGCCCGGTGCAGCGGCGGCCTTGCTCACCCCGCTGGCCGGTTTTGACCCTTTCCCCGTGCGGTCCTTCCGCCCCGCCTGGATTCTGGACCCTTCGTTTCTCGGACTCCGCCCCTACTCCGGCCGGGCGGCGGAGTCCTGCTCCGGCTGGTTCAGCCCGTCCGCCCAGTCCCGCTCTGACCCGCCCTGGGTTCTGGTTTCCACCCTTCCGTCACCTCACCCAGGATCTGGTCCCGCCCGGGTCCTGGCCTCGGTCCGGgtgtcggggcggggggggggggagcccagcCTCAGTCCCCAGCCCCGCGCTCGGACCCcatcccggccccgcccctcctgtGGCCCCGCCCCACCCGCCGCCCGGGCCCCGGTCCCGCGGGGCCGCGGCGGGCCTGACTCTCGGCTCCCGCCCCACAGCACGGCGCCAACGTGAACGCGCAGATGTACTCGGGCAGCTCGGCGCTGCACTCCGCGTCTGGCCGCGGGCTCCTCCCGCTCGTGCGCACGCTGGTCCGCAGCGGCGCCGACAGTGGCCTCAAGAACTGCCACAACGACACGCCGCTCATGGTGGCGCGCAGCCGCCGGGTGAGTGTCCGCGCTGGGAGGGCCTGTGCCCGAGCGCCGGTCCGCGCGGATGGGACATTGGAGTGCGCGCGCGTGTCTGTGCCCGTTCGCGCTGGGGAGCGGGACAGCCTGTGGGTCCGTGGGAGCGAGCTCGGacaggggacactgaggcacggAGCCGACCGCGCACGCCGAgactggagagagggagagcagcgTGGGCTGGAGGAGCCTGGTGGTGACCCCTGTCCTCCTACAGGTCATCGACATCCTGAGGGGGAAGGCGACCAGGCCCGCTCCTGCATCACAGCCAGAGCCCTCGCCGGACCGCAGTGCCACCACCTCCCCTGAGAGCAGTAGCCTCCTCAGCTCCAATGGTGAGAACCTAGCTCCGCAGCACCAACCTCCCAGTCTCTCCTCGCACAGCCATCCAGGCTCCCGGCCCCTACACCCACAaccatccaggctcccagcccctccccccaccagccatccgggtccccagcccctccccccaccaaccatccaggctcccagcccctccccccaccagccatccaggtccccagcctctccccccaccaaccatccaggctcccagcccctccccccaccagccatccaggtccccagcctctccccccaccaaccatccaggctcccagcccctcctcccacagacctccaggctcccagctcctccctcaCCAACCATCcaggtccccagcccctccccccaccaaccatccaggctcccagcccctccccccaccagccatccaggtccccagcctctccccccaccaaccatccaggctcccagcccctccccccaccagccatccaggtccccagcctctccccccaccaaccatccaggctcccagcccctcctcccacagacctccaggctcccagctcctccctcaCCAACCATCcaggtccccagcccctccccccaccaaccatccaggctcccagcccctccccccaccagccatccaggtccccagcctctccccccaccaaccatccaggctcccagctcctcctcccacagacctccaggctcccagctcctcctcccacagacctccaggctcccagctcctccctcaCCAACCATCcaggtccccagcccctccccccaccaaccatccaggctcccagcccctccccccaccagccatCCAGGCCTCCAgttcctccccccaccaacctccagGCCCCCgacccctcctcccactccccacaACCATCCAGGACCCCAAGCCCTTcgcctctcctcccccagaacCATCCAGGCCCTTGTCTCTGCCCTCTAAGAATCTTTCAGGCTCCTGTCTCTACCCTCGAAGAACCTTCTagacccctctccctccccagacaCCCAGGGTGGTCCGGACCCCTTCTCTTTAGAGCTGGTCTCTCACTGCGCCCACCCTTCTTCTTCCCCCAGGTCTCCTTTCTACATCACCCTCCTCCTCGCCCTCCCAGTCTCCCCCCAAGGACCCACCTGGATTCCCCATGGCTCCCcccaatttcttccttcctccctcatctCCACCTGCCTTCCTGACCTTCGCTGGGGTCCTCCGAGCCCCTGGCCGGCCGGTGCCCCCCTCTTCAGCTCCAGGAGGCAGCTGAGAGGGATGGGGGGGCAGATCTCAGACTCATGCGGAGCGACCTCCCTGCCCTGTTGGGGTCAAGCCTCCTGGAAACTGTGAAAACctcactctgcccccccccccaatcttcaGGACCAGGATTTGCACAGAGGCACAAGCATCTACCCATAAGCCCCCTCTTCCGAGCAAAGATATCTTCGCGCCCCGAGCCCCCCACCCAGGACTCTTACACCTTTTATCCTCTGGCACCAGGCCCCTGTCTTGAGTTCCGCCCaaattccttctcctctcccagagCTGGTGGAACCAGGGAATCGCCACTCCCCTCGCCCCCTCTACCCAGATGgttgaggaggggcagatggGCTGTAGCCAGGCACTGATAACAATGTAAATTATTAGGCATTTTGGTTAGATTTCTTTTGTAATAAACTATTTTTGTACCATACCCGGCTTGGCTGGGCCTCTTGCACGCGGGGCCGCCAAAGCCGCAGACTCCATGGGTGACCGCATCCGTCTCCGACCGATGATGACAGGTGCGGTGACTCTGGGATTTCTGGTGCGTTCGTTGTGCCGTGTCACCGCGCCACTGTTTTCTGGGCATGACACAGGGCGTGACGTCTTTCCGGGGGACCTTTTTGGATTCCGTAGTGACCCTGGGGGTCTGCAGATGGGCGGGCTTCTGAGGCTTCTGTGTCCCTGTGGTATCACGGCTGACTGTCACGGGACTGATTGTGTCCGGGCCTGTGTGCGTGTGGCACTGGTGAGTGTTTGTAACGTCGAAACCTGTGGTCATCGTGTGACTCCGTGTGGCTGCCTTGCCTCAcgtgccccttttttttttactccgtGATCCCagagccctccccctgccccggccACCATGCAGTGTTTGTGTTTTGACTCTGTGGATGTGTCACTTACGTATCACTCAGGGGTTGCATTCATTTCCTGTCACCACTGTCACAAAacaccacaaatttagtggcttaaaacaccaGATTTATTCACTCACAGTTTCACaggtcagaagtccaagatcaggggcgccttcgtggctcagtcagttaagcatccaacttgggctcaggtcatgatctcacagttcgtgggttcgagccctgcggtgggctctgtgctgacagctcggagcctggagcccacttcacattctgtcttcctctctctctgcctctcctccccttcgagctctgtatctctctctctctctctcaaaataaataaacattaaaaaaaaaaaaaccattttaataaACATccacaggggcgtctgggtgactcagtctgttgagtggccaactcttgatttcagctcaggccatgatcccagggttgtgagatcgagcctcaaatcaggttccatgctaagtgtggagactgcttaagattctctttctcttggggcgccttggtggctcagtcagttgagcatcagacttcagctcaggtcacgatctcgcggtcggtgagttcgagccccgcgtcgggctctgtgccggcagctcagagcctggagcctgctttggattctgtgtctccctctctctgcccctcccccgttcatgctctgtctctctctgtctcaaaagtaaataaacgttaaaaaaaaaaaaagattctctctctctctccctctctccacccccccccaaaataaaatatatttttaaaaatttaaagtgacaTCTACAGATTGTAGGGATTAGGACATAGATACCGTTGAGAGCCTTTATTCAGCCGACCCCAGGCGCCCGCTGGAGAAGCAACGTTACTAGGAGGTAGGTATGTGGATAACAGACCTGGCACAGGGATTTGACCATCGGGAAAGGATGGATGTACAGTGGGGACAGCAAAGACAGGCTGGAACCCCCGAGGAAGGCCCGTTAGCTTCCTAGGGTTGCTGTGATAAATGGCCACAAACCAGGTGGCACAAAACGACCGAAATTTATTCCCGAAATGTATTCTCTCGcggttctagaggccagaagtctggaaTAAAGTAGGCAGCAGGGCCACACCCCCTCCAAGGGCTCCTTGCCCCTCCCAGCTCCCGGAGGCCCCCCGCACTCCTGAGCCTGTGGTCTCTGCCTCCGTCTTCGTggggcctcccctccctctgcctccatcttcgTGGGGCCTCCCCTCCGTGTGTCTGTGTCTCATCTTCGTGGGGCCTCCCCtccgtgtgtctgtgtcttctcttcttctgtctctttaattaattttttaaaatgtttatttatttctgagagagagagccagagcacaagaacgggggaggagcagagagagggagacacagaatccaaagcaggctccaggctctaagctgtcaacatagcgcccgacgcggggctcgaacccacaggtcatgagatcacgacctgagccgaagtcagtctcTTAACcccctgcgccacccaggcgcccctcttcttctgtctcttgtaAGGATCCTTGACGATGGGTTTAGGGCCCCCCTAGGTAATCCAAGATGGTCTCATCTCAAGAACCTtgccttaattatatctgcaaagatctGTTTGCCAAGTAAGATCATATTCATGAATTCCAGGGGTTAGGATGGGGACATATTTTTATGagggccttgggggggggggggggggttggccaCCATGCAAGCCACTACAGAGGGTGACCTTGAGCCCTGCCGGCAGCTGTGTGTGAGAACTTCTCATGTGATAATCCCATCACACGTGTAAGGCCTTGTACAATGACTGTCTCTCCAGCAGGGGGCTCCTTCCCTGCGGCCGCCCTTCCCAGGGCAGCCAGCACACtgcggggcagggggcagaccCTTGAGAAGTGAGGGGGCAGAATGAATGAGCCTCTGccaccccactcccccccacctaCGTTATGGTTCCCCGCGATTCTTTGTGCCTGCGTCGGGCCCCGTGTCACCCTGTGGGACCGGTTGGAAGGTATGAATAGAAACGAAAATATCAGCAGCCCTTTACTGGCCATGACAGCACCCATACTCCAGACGggaaaactaagactcagagagaGCAAATCTGCCCAAGCCCCGGTCTGCCgcctccaaagcccatgctcctAATCACTGGGCCCCCTTGCCGTGCAGGAAGGTCGTGCACGGTAgcatctattattttcttttaatttaaggtttgtttacttttgagagagagagcagaggaggggcagagaggggggtggggggacagagaatccgaagcggtCTCTGCGttgacagcggagagcccgatgcggggcgcgAACTCCCCAGCCGTGACATCACGACCCAcgctgaaatcagacgctcaaccgagtccGCCAGGCGCCCCGTGTCTGTTTTTAACTGCACGTGGGACCGTGCGCGCCCCTGCACACGTTGCGTGCTGCCGGAAAGGATGACAAGCAGGGGTGCGAGTGAGACAGCACAGGCCCCGGAGTCAGAACTGAGCTCGAGTCGTGCCCTCCCGCCTCCTCGCTGTGCGACCTCAATCAGGGGACTTCAGGGCcctgcgcctcagtttcctcatctgcagaaagGGGACGTAATAATAGCGTCCGCCTTGCCAGTTTGTCATGAGGGTCATAGACACGAATGAGTTGCGTGTGGTGCTGAGAGAGAAGTTGATAAACGGGAATTGGTGTGGTCAGCATCTGGGAATTGGTTTTGAGGGAGgccaggcagaggaggagaggccTATTCTTTATCTTGATAACGAGGTCCTAGCCTAGATGCGTGTATTAGCTACACTTTTTACTCAGCTTTTCtaacaaaacctaaaaatagataGTGgctacgggcacctgggtggcccagtcgtttaagcctctgactattgattgcagctcaggtcctgatctcacagtttgtgacatcgAGCCCCTCGTGGGGGGCTtggctgacaatgtggagcctgcttgggattctctctctccctctctctctctctctctgcccctcccacactttctctctctctctctctctctctctctctcaaaataaataaacttaaaaatatttttaataaaaatacatagcaGCTTAACTAGGATGGAAGTCTGTGTTTCTCTCACGTAAAGGTCCAGTGAACACCCAGGGCTAGAATAGTAGCTTGAAAATGTCAGAGACCCAGACTCCTACCTTGCTGCTTGCTGCCTTCCCCTCGCACTTCCACCCCGTGGCCCAAGATGGCTGCTCCAGCTCCCACCATCACATCCTCATTCCAAccattgagaagaaaaaaaaaagaaagtcaaccCAGAAGTTTTACATATCACATTCTATTGCCTAGAATTTGGTCATGGGCCCACAAGGGAGACcaggaaatgtcatttttttctggccAGCTAAAATTCTGAGGTTCTGTTACAAAAGGAAGACGGGAGAACAGTCATCAAGGGGCAGCAAGTGTATCTGTCACGCCAGGGCTCTGCTACCAAGTGGCTAACGCGACCGTAGGTGAAATGAGTTTACCGTCCTGAGCCTCAGTATCCTCGTTGGCCAAATGGGATTAGCATGCGCCTCTCGGGGTTGAGGAGTTGATCAGGACTTAATGAGAGTGTGGGCGCCAGACGTGTAGTACAGGGCCTGGCCCAATATCAGCCTAGAGTGCGTGTCGGGAATCTCCTTGAACTTGTGAGTCCAGGCTGTGGGTGATGTGCCTCTTCATGTGTGAGAAACTCGCCCCAGGTTCAAGAGCTGAACCGGGCATTGACCTTGGTAAGTTACTTCTCTAAAGCAAAGGATCTGGCTTCTCCACACGTGGAAATCCCCTCTCAGCCTCCTAACCTTGGGACTGGGCGCGTGCCCTTACACCCCCATCCCCCTTACacccccatcccccttcccctgGAGAAGGGCAGACTCccaggaggggggaggaggcCCATATATAGGGTCTCCAGCCCCCCCAGACCTCACAGAACTAAGCCCACATCCCTCAACCACTACCACCAAGGCTGCTCGCCTCGTCTGTGACAGTCCTAACATTCTGAAGCCAAAGGTCCTATTTTCAAGTGCATTTCTCGGAGACCCCGACCCCTGCTGCAAAGTTTCACTTGCTATCACCACCCTGGGTAAATCCAGACCCTCAGTCATGGAACATCTCTTCCAGACACACGCATGAAATCTGCCAAATCCTAAATGTTGGTGCCGTTCCCAAAAAACAATTTTAGGAGCATGCAAACAAACCCGGACACATCTACTGGTTAGATGTGTTTGCAGACCCTCGTGGAAGCCAAActgccattttacagaaagggaaactgaggcccagagagcgggagggggcggggggggctgaCTTGGTGAGCCTAGGAGTCCAGGGTTCTGAGACTCACCATCATCAGGAACGGAATGACCCATATCCTGCGCCTTCTGAGACGATGCACTCCACTGGCAAGTGTCCTGATTTTGATAACTGCACTGTGACTGTGTCGGGGAATAACCTCATGTGTGGAAACACAAGCGTTTAGGGCAAAGACATAACGCCTGAAACCTACTCTCCAACAGTTCCGAggggagaaaagcagagacaGCCCATGATGGAGCCCACTAGCCACTGTTAACGACTGGTGACTCTGGGTGAGGGGTACGCAAGAAGTCTCTGTCCTATTCTTGCGACTTTCCTGCCAGTTTAAAAcgatttcaaaagagaaaaaaagtgattGCACAATAAAAAGTCATGGTTTAAAAGTTGAAGTTTTCAGGCTCTGCGTTTCTAGAGTATCTAAGTCTGTGCCTGCATCTGTGGTCAGAGTTTGGGGAGTTGGGACGGTGAATTTGCTGCTTCAGACGCGGCCTTGGGGTGTGACCGGGGCCTTCGGGTGTGACTAAGGGGCGTGGCCAGCCTCAGAGGCCTGGCTGCGATGAGGGGCAGGCAGCAGCCTGAAGTGTGGTCAGAGCCTTGGGGCGTGGCCAGGGAGTCGGAGGCGTGGCCAGAGTCTGGGGCGTGGCCTGAGACACTTGTTCCCTAGGGAGGCGTTACGTCTGTACTTGGAGCGCCCTCTTGTGGCTACTCTAGGATCTGGCCTccgctttttattttttcttatatattattattatataattatatattttctaagtaggctccCCCACTGGGCGTGTCaactcacaactgtgagctcaagacctgagatcaagagtcagacgccttaACAGActggtgagccacccaggcgcctctggcctccacttttttttttttttttttttaacgtttatttatttttgagacagagagagacagagcatgaatgggggaggggcagagagagggagacacagaatctgaaacaggctccaggctctgagctgtcagcacagagcccgacgcggggctcgaactcacggaccgcgagatcatgacctgagccgaagtcagccgcttaaccgactgagccacccagtcgcccctggcctccactttttaaaaagctttattgaggggcacctgggtggctctgttggtttaGCGGCtactgactctggatttcagctcaggtcatgatctcccagttggtgggaCTGaaccctgagctgggctctgctctgacagcatggagcctgcttgagatctctctctcctctcctcttgcccctctcctgctcactctccctctctctctctctctctctcaaaataaataaaatttttaaattaaacagctttaggggcacctgggtggctcagtctgttaagcctccaacctcagctcaggtcacgatctcgcggtctgtgagttcgagccccgcgtcgggctctgggctgatggctcagagcctgaagcctgcttccgattctgtgtctccctctctctctctgcccctcccccgttcatgctctgtctctgtctcaaaaataaataaacgttaaaaaaatttttttttaattaaaaaaaataaaacagctttattgaggtataatgtaTACACCATGCAACTCAGCTATTTAAAgggtacaattcaatggttttagtAAATTCAAAGAGCTGTGCGATCATCATTACAATCAATTTAAAAacctgtcttggggcgcctgggtggctcagtcggttaagcatccgacttcggctcaggtcatgatctcgcggtccgtgagttcaagccccgcatcgggctctgtggtgacagctcagagcctggagcctgtttcagattctgtgtctccctctctctctgaccctcccccgttcatgctgtctctccctgtctcaaaaaataaataaataaacgttaaaaaatttaaaaaaaaaaaacctgtcttcacccccaaaagaaactccatacccacTACTAGTCACTCCCTATTTCTTCCCAACCCCCTTCAGCCCCAGGCAACCCctaatatactttctgtctctacaggtTTTCCTCTTCcgaacattttatataaatttaatccTTCAGTATATGgcattttgtgactggcttctttcacttggcataatgtagcatgtatcagtatttcattccttgttgttgttgtttatttattttgagagacagagagagcgcaaaAGCAAGCATGAgagggggcgggacagagagagagaatcccaagcaggctctgctctgtcagccctCAGCCTGACATGTGACTCCAtctgatgaaccgtgagatcatgacctcagcagaaatcaagagtcagacactcaaccaactgagccacccaggagccccggtaCTTTGTTCCTTTAATGGCCAAACAATCTTCCACTGCACAGGTACCCTGCTTTTTAATTGACCCACCTgccagttgatgggcatttaggttgtttccacaaaTATCTGCGTGGAtgcatgttttcagttctctggAATATATATGcataggagtgggattgctgggtcatacggtaactCTATGTTGCCGTCGAGAAACTCTCTTTGTGTCCTCTATTTTGAGGACACGCcgaattgttttccaaagcagctgccccgtttttacattcccaccagcagtgtatgagggttccaatgcCTCTACAGCTTTTCCAACACTTACTGCCTGTCTTTTCCAGGACAGCCACcctagtaggtgtgaagtggtatctcactgtagttttgattttcatctgACTGACAATGACCTTGCGGATCTTTCCCTATCATTCACTGTTTTTGTATCCACTATGTGGCTAGATGCACTCTTAGCCACTTTGCCGTAGCGGATCCAGATTTTTCAAATTAAAGCGTTAATGACATGACATCCTTCTCAGAGTCCACGCTTTCCCTTTGCCTCACCCTGCATTTCATGTTTTCGTACTATTATCACATTGATACAGATGTATCCTCAAATAATATATAGCACCGGTTTTGCATGTTTTCAAGCCTGGTATAAATGACACTGTGCTGTAATCCTTCTGTACTTGTGTTTTCtcgtttgtttatttgtttgtttgcttgcttgtttttctgggatttgtttgtttttactcatTGTATTGGTTTCCTAGGGGTGCTGTAACAAAGGACCACAAATggagtggcttaaagcaacagaaatttagggcacctgggtggtggctcagtctgttaagcatccaacgtcagggcaggatctcacggttcgcgggttcgagtcccgcgtcgggctctgtgctgacacctcagaacctggagcctgcttcggattctgtgtctccctctctctctgcccctccctgctcatgctgtgtctctcaaaaataagtaaacgtaaaattaaaaataaaccagaaatttattttctcccaattcTGGAAAGTAGAAACTCCAAaccaagatgttggcagggctaTACTCTCTTTGAAGGCTCTAGAGGAagatctttccttgcctcttcctaccTTCAGGTGTTTGCCAACAATTCCTCACATTCCTTggctccaatctctgcctctgacaTCATGCGGTTTTCTTCCGTGTAGGtacctgtgtctgtgtccaaatttccaaTCACATTGGATTTACGGCCCACCCTAATcgtgtgacctcatcttaacttgatgaCATCCACAAACACtccatttctaaataaggtcacattccatTTCTAAATAAGGTTCGAAGGGActtgaatttgggggtggggcgcATTCTTCAACCCAGTACTCTCATCAGTCTGTTTTTATGACTCACACTATTGACATGTGCATTCAGTTCATTCATTTGAACTTCTGTGTGGGAGGCCTTTGTGAGAGTACATCACAATTTATTCATCCCTCCTGGTGAT
The Lynx canadensis isolate LIC74 chromosome E2, mLynCan4.pri.v2, whole genome shotgun sequence genome window above contains:
- the BCL3 gene encoding B-cell lymphoma 3 protein, translated to MFSRRQGKSRRPAQPPSRAAEPSRAPAARSAAVPGGPMPRCPAGAMDEGPVDLRTRPKAAGPPGAALPLRKRPLRAPSPEPAAPRGAAGPVVTPDPLGGGSDSPAVPAAPHGLARPEALYYQGPLLPLYPTPTMGSLFPLLNVPTPLYPMVCSMEHPLSADIAVATRADEDGDTPLHIAVVQGNLPAVHRLVNLFQHGGRELDIYNNLRQTPLHLAVITTLPSVVRLLVMAGASPMALDRHGQTAAHLACEHRSPTCLRALLDSAAPGTVDLEARNYDGLTALHVAVNMECPEAVLLLLERGADIDAVDIKSGRSPLIHAVENNSLSMVQLLLQHGANVNAQMYSGSSALHSASGRGLLPLVRTLVRSGADSGLKNCHNDTPLMVARSRRVIDILRGKATRPAPASQPEPSPDRSATTSPESSSLLSSNGLLSTSPSSSPSQSPPKDPPGFPMAPPNFFLPPSSPPAFLTFAGVLRAPGRPVPPSSAPGGS